From the Ralstonia wenshanensis genome, the window GCCGGTTTCTACAAGAAGGAAGGCAAGGAAATCAAGGTGCTGGACCCGCAAAGCGGCCAGTACGGCCCGAGCGGCAAGAAGGCGGATGACATCGTTGTGCGCATCCTGAAGAAGGAACCCGCCGAACGTCTGAAGCTGCTGCGTGAATCGACCAACCCGCAGGCGCAGTTCCTGTGGGCGGTATTCCGCGACGTGTTCCACTACATCGCCGTGTACCTGGAGCAGATTGCCGACTCCGCTGCGGAAGTCGACCTGGCGATCCGCTGGGGCTTCGGCTGGAACAGCGGCCCGTTTGAAGACTGGCAAGAGGCGGGCTGGAAGCAAGTGGCCGAGTGGGTGAAGGAAGACATCGAAGCCGGCAAGGCGCTGTCGAACGCAGTGCTGCCGCAGTGGGTGTTCTCCGGCCCCGTGGCGGACAACGGCGGTGTGCATTCGTCACAGGGTTCGTGGTCTGCGAATCAGAGCGCGTTCCTGTCGCGCAGCGCGCTGCCGGTGTATGGCCGCCAAGTGTTCCGTGCACCGATCAAGGGTGCGACGACGGTCAACCCGCTCACGTATGGCAAGACCATCGAAGAGACCGATGCCGTGCGCATCTGGGTGGACGACGCGGCAGGCCAGGACGACGTGCTGATCGTCTCGTTCAAGAGCAAGATGAACACGATCGGACCGAGCGTCATCGACGGTCTGACGCGTGCCGTTGATCTGGCTGAAGCCGGCTACAAGGGTCTGGTGGTGTGGCAGCCGACGTCGCTCAAGCTGGGTGCGCCGGGCGGTCCGTTCTCTGCCGGTGCCAACCTGGAAGAGGCCATGCCGGCCTTCATGATGGGCGGCGCCAAGGGCATCGAGCCGTTCGTCAAGAAGTTCCAGGACGGCATGATGCGCGTGAAGTACGCCGGTGTGCCGGTCGTGTCGGCCGCATCGGGCATCGCACTGGGCGGTGGCTGCGAACTGCTGCTGCACTCGGCCAAGCGTGTGGCTGCACTGGAAACGTACATCGGTCTGGTGGAAGTGGGCGTGGGTCTCGTGCCGGCAGGTGGTGGCCTGAAGGAAGCTGCGCTGGCCGCTGCCAAGGCGGCACAGGCAGCTGGCAGCACGAACATCCTGCAGTTCCTGACCAACCGCTTCCAGGCCGCGGCCATGGCCAAGGTGTCGTCTTCCGCGCTGGACGCGCAGAAGATCGGCTACCTGCAGCCGACCGACACCATCGTCTTCAACGTGCACGAACTGCTGCACGTTGCGCGCAACGAAGTGCGTGCGCTGTCCGATTCGGGCTACCGCGCGCCGCTGCGTCCGGTCGGCATTCCGGTGGCAGGCCGTTCGGGCATCGCAACGATCAAGGCGTCGCTGGTGAACATGCGTGACGGCGGCTTCATCTCGCAGCACGACTTCACGATCGCCTCGCGCATTGCTGAAGCCGTGTGCGGCGGCGACGTTGAAGCCGGCGCGCTGGTGGATGAAGACTGGCTGCTGGCGCTGGAGCGCAAGGCCTTCGTGGATCTGCTCGGCAGCTCCAAGACCCAGGAACGCATCATGGGCATGCTGCAAACCGGCAAGCCGGTGCGCAACTAATTGCCGCGACGACAGAGAAACAGGAGTTTCATCATGACCAAGCAACTGCAAGACGCCTACATCGTCGCCGCGACGCGTTCCCCGATCGGCAAGGCGCCGAAGGGCACGCTCAAGAACCTGCGCCCGGACGATCTGCTGGCGACCATCCTCAAGAGCGCCGTCGCCCAGGTGCCGAACCTGGACCCGGCGCTGATCGAAGACGCCATCGTCGGCTGCGCGATTCCGGAAGCGCAGCAGGGTCTGAACGTGGCGCGTATCGGCGCGCTGCTGGCCGGCCTGCCAAACACGGTGGGCGGCGTGACCGTCAACCGTTTCTGCGCCTCGGGCCTGACCGCCGTGGCGATGGCGGCCGACCGCATCCGCGTGGGTGAA encodes:
- a CDS encoding 3-hydroxyacyl-CoA dehydrogenase/enoyl-CoA hydratase family protein, translating into MTRTELSTSAQPQAGQRSNFLVRRVAVLGAGVMGAQIAAHLVNAKVPVTLFDLPAKEGPKSGIALKAIENLKKLSPAPLGIKDDANLIQAANYEDDIEKLRDCDLVIEAIAERMDWKHDLYKKVAPHIAPHAIFASNTSGLSITELSDGFDAELKSRFCGVHFFNPPRYMHLVELIPTADTRGDILDKLETFLTSALGKGVVRAKDTPNFIANRVGIFSILAVFAESAKYGIPFDVVDDLTGSKLGRAKSATFRTADVVGLDTMAHVIKTMQDNLKDDPFAPVYATPPVLAKLVEAGALGQKAGAGFYKKEGKEIKVLDPQSGQYGPSGKKADDIVVRILKKEPAERLKLLRESTNPQAQFLWAVFRDVFHYIAVYLEQIADSAAEVDLAIRWGFGWNSGPFEDWQEAGWKQVAEWVKEDIEAGKALSNAVLPQWVFSGPVADNGGVHSSQGSWSANQSAFLSRSALPVYGRQVFRAPIKGATTVNPLTYGKTIEETDAVRIWVDDAAGQDDVLIVSFKSKMNTIGPSVIDGLTRAVDLAEAGYKGLVVWQPTSLKLGAPGGPFSAGANLEEAMPAFMMGGAKGIEPFVKKFQDGMMRVKYAGVPVVSAASGIALGGGCELLLHSAKRVAALETYIGLVEVGVGLVPAGGGLKEAALAAAKAAQAAGSTNILQFLTNRFQAAAMAKVSSSALDAQKIGYLQPTDTIVFNVHELLHVARNEVRALSDSGYRAPLRPVGIPVAGRSGIATIKASLVNMRDGGFISQHDFTIASRIAEAVCGGDVEAGALVDEDWLLALERKAFVDLLGSSKTQERIMGMLQTGKPVRN